In the Telopea speciosissima isolate NSW1024214 ecotype Mountain lineage chromosome 6, Tspe_v1, whole genome shotgun sequence genome, tttttttttgtttgggagcgTGGCTTTTGCGACAGCATGAGGGACAATGGAAACATGCGTGGAAGCAACAACATAGGcgggatttctacctttcatgggggtgagGTAGTCATTTTGTGAAAGACTGTATTTGAAAATAGGAGTCATGCTTCTAGTCTAGTTCtgttttctcttatttttatttaaaaacttGATTTATTTTTACACATTTACACTCTTAGGGAGAAGGTTCTTTGAACAAGCAGAGTACACTATGCCTCTTCACATTGTCCCTTCTTTATGCACATCCATATACATAGCTAGACACAAAGGTGTACAATCCGGTCAAAATCTTCGGTTCTTTAAGTTCATTCATTGTAGGTTCTCTTACTTGCTCTAGTGGCTGGCAAACGCCAACTGAGAGGGGAGAACGAATGGCTCAGGAATCGACCGGTTTCAAGCAGACTCGTGGTAATGAAATTGGATTATCGTAGGGGACAGGGACGGTTGCTATCAGAACTGAATGGGCTTCCCCACGGGGGCGATCCAGAAAAGAAGACCTAGACCTGGTTTGGTCAAAACAATGTGGGGGCCGAAGGGATGAATAGCTCATCAAAATCGttattctttccctttctttagtAGAACCCCCGGTCCCAAACAACTGCGGGTAGCCACCAAGAAGAATGAATTCTTGAAGGGGTCCAATAAGACTTCCTTTCGAGTAATACAAGGACAGACTGAGACAAGATCATGATAGAGTCTGCGCGCGTTAGCACGCTACAACTAGCAGAGCAGCCAGCTGAAAAACTACAGCGCGTACTCTTCTGGatagctttttttattttttaaatcattgtttctctctctttaaaaaagattattaagggaaaatgttctcaaCATCTAATTTCTATGGATCATCCAATTTTTGTACGTGATGATAATTAATTTTGACCATGTCGCCAGGGAGGTTGGTTGTTCGTGTTACCAATTAACAGACAATTTGTGTTGACAAATATGGACTATGGCTTTTCAAGCTGTCCTCAAGAAGTGGAAGCAAAGGGATTGCATGAAGGCTTGCAAGACGCACTGGAGATGGGATGGCAAGAATTAGAGGTTTGGACTAATTGCAAGGCGTTGGTTGACTGGCTGACTCTGGACCCTCAGTCTCGACCATGTTGGCCCCAGGAATTATTTGGTTTATTATTGGACTTCTCTAAGTTAATCTCTGTTTTTGACTCTCTAACTTTGATCAAACATGATAGAATTAACTCTAATCTCATCTCACTAGCTTACAACTTACCGGTAGAGCAAGGCTTTTGCTGATTAAGGATAGACTGTGTGTAAACTTACATACAACTCTATTTTAATAAATATCGTTTCtgttctccaaaaaaaataaaataaaaaataaaaggaatgaaagggaaggaaagtagaatttgtttacaaaaaaaaaaaaaaaaaaaaaaactttgtaatCATGAGTAGATTAATCTACTTAAAACATTAGCATATTTAGTAAATTATACTTTTCagcatattcttttttttttttgaaatttcaagGAATTTGATTGCAATTGCAAAGTATAATAAAAATTACGGGGAGGGTTCCTTGAAAGGCAGTGAGGCCTCTGCACCAACACAGAGCCAATGGGATTGTGCGTAGAAATATTactaggggtggggtggtcatttcatccacaagcttctttttccctaaaatttaaaattcacatttaaaatttaaaagggaaaattacatgccCCTCCTCTATACTACGGCCTAATTACACATTCCTCCTTTATATTTTTCCCAATTACAACCAGACCCCCTCTGGTTGACAGTGGTAGCCTGCTATTAGTTTTAGTTTGAAAAAAACTAAACtacccttgtattaaaacattagaaataaaattacaatgcTACCTTTTTTAGAgtttagaaagagagagagagagagatggaaaaatgGGATTACTTTCAATGTTAAAATCAGAGGTTACAGGAGCAAGGTAGGGGCGGAGTGGTAGGAAAGgggttggaggagagagaaggaagaagaaagaagaaggggataaaATGGTCATCTCACAAGGATCTAGGGTTAGTTTGGGGATTACTAAAAATATTACtatgccacatcagcatttaACTATGGATGCTAATGGTAGGGGTGTAATAGTAACTTTAATCAAAGTAGAGGGGAGGGGTATGTAATTGGGAAAAATGCAAGGGAGGAGGATGTAATTAggccaaagtacaggggagggatATGTAATTTTcctaatttaaaattaattacaTAACCATTACTAATAATAATcacaaaattttttattttaaattttttttttttagtttgatattgggaaaaagattcTTTGAGCAGTCAAGGGAGGATACATTAGcacattctttcttttcctcacaTGAAATTACCTCATTGCCCTGCTGTATAGAAAATCATGCCATCACATAGGATTGATGCACTCCTCTATACTGCTTCTTTAGTACACTCTCTCCCTTTGTATTATCATAgcatttgttatttatttttagggaaacagttttctgtacgggagtgtggcctacgccagcactcccatgaatctatctctctcctccccatgtgaaaagacacctctatcccttgttttaaggaggaaagagatagacacatcggagtgctggcgtaggtcaAACTCCCGGATaaggatctttttcccttatttttattatgcTCCTTGATTACACTGAATTGTCACCAATATGATGTGAACCATATAATATGGCATCGTTAAAAACCATGTTAAGTTATTATACTATCATTTTGGTGTCCTAGGGACAAAGAAGATCACCCCTATTGTTTGGAGCAAATTAGGTATGATCATATAGTACGTCTAGTGTAACTAATTGTGGTTACAAGCAACATCTttcttcattattatttttggaaATGAATATATTAAACGAAAAGGGTTCATGCATTGTCACATCTATAGATGGAACCTGGATTCAACTTAGGTTCGGACATCTATAGATGAAACCTGGATTCAACTTAGGTTCACATACAAGAACATTCTCGTACGCCTAGACGCCATCCACGCATGTGAACCTAAGCTGATCTCATGAAACTATTTATCAAATGGAGGGATtctattttcaaacttttgtgcTTGACCGTGCATGGTGCATAGTTGTACACAAAACGTTCGACTTATAATATATATGGGAAAGGGTTTCATAGTACCAAGGAAAGAATACAGTTTTGCACCAATAAGAGGGAAATGTGATATATGATATGCTTCCTTCTCATTATATATAGCCATATCACCCCAACCCAATtgcacgagagagagagatggatttgTTGACCTTGTTCTTAGGTGTCTCTTTGGTCCTATGGAGTCTTCGGACAGCCTTTATCCTTAACAGGAGACACAGAAGTAAGTCAATCTCCGGCAAAAATCTCCCCCCAGGCCCAGTTCCTCTCCCCATAGTTGGTAGCCTCTTCAAACTCGGTGACAAACCGAACGAGTCACTCGCCGAACTCGCCAAGACCTATGGCCCTCTCATGACTATAAAGCTCGGTGGTGTGACCACCATAGTTGCTTCTTCTGCTGCCATAGCCAAAGAGGTTCTACAAACCCATGACCAGGCCCTAGCCGGTCGAACCGTGGTGGACGCAGTTCGGGCGTTGAACCACTACCAGTCATCTATGGTGTGGCTCTCTGCCTCCCCTCGCTGGCGAAACCTTCGCAAGCTCTGTAACCATCAGATCTTCACCACACAGAGACTTGACGCCAGTGAATCCCTGCGACGCCTGAAGGTGTGGCAACTCCTCGCTCATGTTCGTGAAAGTGCCCAACTGGGTCAAGCTGTTGACGTTGGTCAAGCCGCATTTGCCACCACTCTCAACTTGTTATCGAACACCGTCTTCTCCGTCGACATGGCTCGTCCCGGCTCTGAGACCGCACAGGAGATGAAAGCTGTGGTTTGGGGATTAATGGAAGAGGCAGGAAAGCCGAACCTTTCGGATTATTTCTCTGTACTGAAGCCGTTCGATCTACAGGGTATAAGGCGTCGGTTTAAGATTTATTTAAGAAGACTGCACAAGCTGTTCGACGATATGATCGACCAACGATTGAACTCCAAAgcttctatttcttctcctaCGATAAGAAATGAGGATTTATTAGATGTCCTTCTCGTTCATTTCCAAGAAAACGCTTCGGAATTTGGCCATTCCGATATGAAATCTTTGCTTGTGGTAAGTACCCATTAGCTATTTCTCTAATTGCTCTTATTAATTTGTTCCTTCCTTCTCGTCTgattatatgtatatatatatatatatatatatatatatcatcaggACATATTCGGAGCAGGGACGGACACCACCTCAACAACATTAGAATGGGCCATGGCAGAGCTGCTCCATAATCCAGAATCAATGGCGAAGATTCAATTAGAGCTCCGAGAAAACTTTGTTGAAGGGAAACCAGTGGAAGAAGCAGATGTCGCTCGGCTTCCTTACTTACAAGCAGTGGTAAAGGAAACCTTGCGGCTACACCCACCCGTTCCACTCTTGATCCCTCACAGAGCCGAAACTGATGTGGAAATCTGTGGTTTCTCTGTACCCAAGCATTCTCAAGTACTGATCAACGCGTGGGCTATTAGTAGAGATCCCAGTATATGGACGAACCCCACTTCGTTTGTTCCTGAGAGGTTCTTGGGTTCGTCAGAAATTGATGTCAGAGGCAGAGACTTCGAGCTTATACCTTTCGGTGCTGGGAGAAGGATCTGTCCAGGGATGCTATTGGCGTTGCGGATGGTGCACTTGATGTTGGCTTCGCTTCTGCAATCGTTTAATTGGAAGCTTGAAGGTGGGATGTGCTCCAAAGAGATGGACATGGCCGATAAGTTTGGGATTACCTTGCAGAAAGCTCAGCCCCTCAGGGCAATACCCCTTCAGGTTCAGGTGTCCGAGTCTTGAAATCTTGTATTTTGTCTTGGATTGTAGGTTGCCCAAATCAAGGGAAATCTTGATTTCTCATGCCACATTAAATTTTTAGGTCAGGCATGCTAAGAGGATGGGATCCACCACTTGATTGGATCCTAATGTATGTATCAAAATAAACCTTAATATTTAATGTTaatcaaataaatttttggataaattacacgtcaccccctggttttcaaacaaaactcagatcatcctctggatttttgaaaaaactcaaatcaccttttggtttagaccccaatatgacaaattagtccttatcgttagttttatgctattaagtgatgatgtcagtcggttaaataaatataaatccctaaattacccttgaccaatgttgaagatggaGGAAATgaagtattgtaaatttaattctaatgttttagtataaaggtaaaatagtcatttcacaccaataactgacagcagactaacaccattactgtagaggggttgatttgagttttttaaaaaatcaggaGATGATctaagttttgtttgaaaatcaaagggtgacatgtaatttatcctaaaTTTTTTATTGTACTTCTCCAATCATGGAGTGAAATTCGGTCATTCTGTTGTACAAAAAGAGCAAGCTCTAAATATGATGATACGTGTAAAACGTCTTTCACAATTGGCTGAACTATCAAAAGAATATTAATTGTTGATCTCCACAAATATAAAATTAGCTCACGAGAATCTAATTCCACAAACTTGGTTAagatttaattgtttttttaattcacAGAACCAATTGCATGGGAGTAACGTGCCCAACTGTCCGTGCTAATTTTGAAACATGGTTAACATTTAATTGAATTTTAATCCACAAAACCAATGATATAGGCCCGGTCCAGTTGTTGCCTTATCTTTTAAACTTAGTTAACATTTAACCTGATTTTTAATCCATATAAGTATATAACCAATGATATGGGTCCAATCCATTGTTTGCTACTCTGCTTTGATCttttaaaaatatgaaaatgatGTCACATGTAGCTACTTCCAGCTAGCCGTACTGGCTACTGCCAATCCTTCACATATAGATCACCTTCCCCTTTCTAGAGTGAGACACTGTATAATCCTCCAATCCAAATGTTTGAAAGCAAGTTTTTCTCAAGAAAatctgatttagaggaaatatcggacGAGTTCCTGAGCAGGTTGGACCAGCAAAAGTCCACCTGGACTGATTGGAGGTTGAATtatatatcaaatcgaagatctcgatGAGTTTTACAGGGATCAGCGCCTTGGGTGCTGTTGTATGcgttttttggcatttttttacGTGTTTCAAATACGAAACAATCCGTCaaagtttcaaattttgaatttttattttttaaattttgaaattgaattgtgttttcttcttctgtaagCAAGTCTCTCTTTATTAGGACTGTTATGCTCATTTGTAATTAGTTTGCATTTTGAGTAGAAGAAAGTTTCCCATTTTCCTACTTGTGGATTCAAGTTGCCTTAGAACGAAATCTAACCCCTTCGTTTCCTTCTGCGTCAAAATCACTCTATGAGGTTGAGAGTATGGTTTGAGATTGACTGCAACATTAAGGATCCTCAATCTACTACAAGGGTTAGTACCTTCAGGAACTTCAATCAAGCTCAGTTGGGAGATAAGCTCTCAGTGGGTTTGGAGGAGTAATCTGAAAGCCAGAAATCTATTACAAAAAGGGTAATTGTGTGGTTAGTTGGCAATTGCATATTACAGATCATCCTCTGGTTTTtggaaaaaactcaaatcatcccctctacaataacggtgttagtctgctattagttattggtgtgaaaggactattttacccttgtactaaaacatccTAATTAAATTTACACTACATTGGTAAAGGATAGTTtaaagatttaaatttatttaactgggtgacatcatcacttaatggcataaaactaacgttagggactaatttatcatattagggtctaaaccaggaggtgatttgagtttttttcaaaaaccaagaggtgatctaagtttcgtttgaaaactaaggagtgacgtgtaatttacccaattaAATATTCATCACACAATTGACAAACAATGGATTTTGAATGAATGAGATACTTTCTTTCACTCTTGTGTTGTGGATTGTGGACTTCTCTAGTAACAAATTAGAGGGACGGTCAAAGGAGCTCATCAATTTGACGTAGAACATGGAACGAAGCCGTGTGTTCTATTTGAGTTGATGCTTTAAAATTGGTTACGGAACTAGAGAAAGCATCATCGACCACCTGGGCTTGGAAAGGGTTGGCTAGTAGGCAGTTTGCGATTTCTACTTGCCCCTAGGACTACCCCTCAAACCCTAATTGTAGTGGTCTTTCTATACCTAtgaattaggggtgcaagtttggccctttTCGCCCCAACCCGCCTGGCCCGCCTTGAGTCCGAACAGGGTTTGGGCTAAGATATTTTTTTccttgagggtgggttagggctggaaatttttggccctgagtcagggtcgggtcggatcggatcggatcgggttagggttgaggcctcaagtTAAGCCTGGCTGGGCCCGGCCCGACCTTTTTTTAAGTTATACtttaaaatatatatggataatatatatatatatatattataaactttaaacgtcacccatattttgttataaattatattatatatgaagataataagtgatataatatattttattatagtgttattttacgtaaaattgataattttctccccggtaCATTCTAGCCCAtacatttccttccccctccccatgatcagggccaataaAGGTCAGCGtcgcccgaccctgagggcgggtcagggttggatttttcaggccctgagtcaaggtcggattGGGCCGGAACCCAGATAAGgagactcagggttgggttagggttctataaagcccggcccaacccaatccTATTGCGGCCCTACTATGAATCCCATTGGACCTATTGGACGTTGCACGCTGAGCATCTATTTCTTGTACATCGCTCCATGGATTATGCAGATTCAAAGGtcaaataagaagaaaaacaaaaaaaaaaacaaaaaaggaaggatTTTATACCATTTGAGTGGTCTAGAACTCTAGGCGACGGTCTCTATTAGCTGGTCGGTAGACCAGAAAACTTTCTTCCTTAATAATTTCTTGACACCTATGTTGAAGAGAAATCTCTACGTCCACTCCCATTGATACCATTGGATTGCAATTTTTGTTATCTTAAAGGTCTACATATGCCTTGTTtatagaagaaaaataataataatcccaCCCCGGTGATGTGACCATCATTACACTCTTATTTCCTATCAACAATGAAGTCAAAGTTACCCCACATTAATGCAATCGGATGGTACCGATGGTAGTGGATGTGGAGATtcctcttcaccatgggtgtagAGAAACTAGTTCCAACacaaattttagggaaaaaataaaaaattgatgtAAAGTCTTCTGtccaaaaaacaaattgattttaagtttcacaaaaaacaaaggagaagaaATTGATGTATGAACAGATGTGAACATGACGTATCTGTCGATCCAGGGCAAAAAAAACATGACGTATCCCCAACATTGAGAAGATAGGAAATGATTTAGGTGAAGGATCTTCTTTGAAACATTtatagaaatttaaaaaatggaagcagttttctgtccggagACTCTCATgtgtttctctctcctcctcaaaacaaaggggtagaggtgtcttttcatatggggaagagagagatatactcatgggagtgttggtgtaggccacactcctggacagagatcttttGCCCTTTTAAAAAATAGTGAATCTACTACTCTCAACGCAATTGgattatcccaactaaatgggtccGGCTAtatgaattttatttctttaatcaGTTCTATTTGAAGCCATACAAGATTTCAATCATAAACTATATATGTCCTTCACCATTTAGTGTTCTTATATGGTTCTTTTGGGCCTACCCTaactcttttaactccttcaatttgTAATAAATCACTTCTTCGTATTGGAGAATTCAAAATCCTCCCTTGCACATGTTCATGCCACCTCAGACGTGTAACTTATCATGAATAGGGTCAACACTAAGGTTTGCTCTAATTtattcattctttattttatcatttctaGTTTTACTACTCATCTACCGCAACATCCTTATTTGAATTACATTAAGTTCGtgtaattgttttttctttagTGCCCGACCTTCAACTATATACATCCTTGCTGG is a window encoding:
- the LOC122664976 gene encoding geraniol 8-hydroxylase-like → MDLLTLFLGVSLVLWSLRTAFILNRRHRSKSISGKNLPPGPVPLPIVGSLFKLGDKPNESLAELAKTYGPLMTIKLGGVTTIVASSAAIAKEVLQTHDQALAGRTVVDAVRALNHYQSSMVWLSASPRWRNLRKLCNHQIFTTQRLDASESLRRLKVWQLLAHVRESAQLGQAVDVGQAAFATTLNLLSNTVFSVDMARPGSETAQEMKAVVWGLMEEAGKPNLSDYFSVLKPFDLQGIRRRFKIYLRRLHKLFDDMIDQRLNSKASISSPTIRNEDLLDVLLVHFQENASEFGHSDMKSLLVDIFGAGTDTTSTTLEWAMAELLHNPESMAKIQLELRENFVEGKPVEEADVARLPYLQAVVKETLRLHPPVPLLIPHRAETDVEICGFSVPKHSQVLINAWAISRDPSIWTNPTSFVPERFLGSSEIDVRGRDFELIPFGAGRRICPGMLLALRMVHLMLASLLQSFNWKLEGGMCSKEMDMADKFGITLQKAQPLRAIPLQVQVSES